The following proteins come from a genomic window of Girardinichthys multiradiatus isolate DD_20200921_A chromosome 8, DD_fGirMul_XY1, whole genome shotgun sequence:
- the sbno1 gene encoding protein strawberry notch homolog 1 isoform X2, whose amino-acid sequence MDPGQDLLLAALSESGICPNDIGLFDVDSQDVTQPPTAQQSISISALDVGVGAESVEVVRPEPQSAVPVVAIRHKPQPSTTTFVLNQLNQLPSLGGTVTKQSATNPIKHTITVTKVVHVTNSGLRASATPSPASFPPSVSTLVPSNKDQIQLKDLLRPNNMKTTVLKGSSLMELMKLKPPPDIAPPVATATATGPGEINNGIKKEGLGKDGARIWIKDDIKMQNFTNTLKGLKEEDEHEEEEEEELGHAETYAEYMPMKLKVGLRHPDPVVETSSLSSVSPPDVWYRQSIPEEVIDRGCLSALQLEAITYAAQQHETFLPNGDRAAYLIGDGAGVGKGRTIAGIIYENYLLGRKRSLWFSVSNDLKYDAERDLRDIGAKNIQVHSLNKFKYGKISSKHNGSVKKGVIFATYSSLIGESQSGGKYKTRFQQLLHWCGKDFDGAIVFDECHKAKNVCPIGSSKPTKTGLAVLELQNKLPKARVVYASATGASEPRNMAYMNRLGIWGHKTPFREFGNFIQAVERRGVGAMEIVAMDMKLRGMYIARQLSFTGVTFKIDEVSLTHQYINMYNKSVRLWVSAREKFQQAANLMEAEQRMKKSMWGQFWSAHQRFFKYLCIASKVRRVVQLAREEVQNGKCVVIGLQSTGEARTLEALEEGGGELNDFVSTAKGVLQSLIEKHFPAPDRQKLYSLLGIDLSAKKTPSPTDNTAESEQKGKKRKGSEAKKQPKKKPRKHGGLSGTSSEESESGESDKESGKDSDDSFKSVSSADEDDDFNPFRDESDEDEEDDPWLIRKEPKKGKEKKKKKRKSIDPDSIQSALLASGLGSNRPGFTTSVNAPITPATVKTESQESCFTSQDSVELAQKMKKQLLEQLEGLAEDLPPNTLDELIDELGGPENVAEMTGRKGRVVSNDDGSITYESRSELDVPVEILNLTEKQRFMDGEKNIAIISEAASSGISLQADRRVKNQRRRVHMTLELPWSADRAIQQFGRTHRSNQVTAPEYVFLISELAGEQRFASIVAKRLESLGALTHGDRRATETRDLSRFNFDNKYGRNALEIVMKSIVKLDAPLVPPPSNFKGDFFREIQSGLIGVGLINVEDRSGVLTLDKDYNNIGKFLNRILGMEVQQQNALFQYFSDTLAAVIQEAKKNGRYDMGILDLGSGDEKVKKVDCRKFLTPGYTTSGHVELHTVGVERGMSWEEATHAWAEQNGSDDGFYVQMRNNRKTAILVKEVNTKKRLFLVYRPNTGRQVKLETYGDIKKKFKKVLSEDAKQHWTDQYQSSAKICSHAYWRGNCKKASVGLLCEVGLRCRTYHVLCGSVLSVWNELEEVLSPVSGSNVKVQIVRLRTEDGQRIVGLIIPANCVSPLINKLSTSDQNQQLAVQEQQKRQLLHPQSLTHIINT is encoded by the exons ATGGATCCTGGACAGGATTTGCTACTCGCTGCTTTAAGTGAGAGTGGAATTTGCCCAAATGATATTGGGCTATTTGATGTGGATTCTCAGGATGTTACACAGCCCCCTACAGCCCAGCAA TCCATCTCCATCAGTGCTCTGGATGTTGGGGTGGGAGCAGAATCAGTGGAAGTTGTTCGACCTGAGCCTCAAAGTGCAGTTCCAGTTGTTGCAATCAGA CATAAGCCTCAGCCATCAACAACCACATTTGTCTTAAATCAACTGAATCAGTTGCCATCACTAGGGGGTACTGTTACCAAACAGTCAGCTACCAACCCAATCAAACATACCATAACAGTCACCAAGGTGGTCCATGTCACCAATTCAGGACTGCGTGCTTCAGCAACCCCCTCACCCGCAAGCTTTCCTCCTTCAGTGTCCACGTTAGTGCCTTCTAACAAAGATCag ATTCAGCTGAAAGATCTTCTTCGGCCCAACAATATGAAAACGACAGTTTTAAAGGGCAGCAGTCTAATGGAGCTGATGAAACTTAAACCTCCACCGGACATTGCTCCACCTGTGGCAACAGCTACAGCCACAGGTCCAG GTGAAATTAACAATGGGATTAAAAAAGAAGGGTTGGGTAAAGATGGCGCCAGGATCTGGATTAAAGACgacattaaaatgcaaaactttACAAATACTCTG AAAGGCCTAAAAGAAGAGGATGAacatgaggaggaagaggaagaagagctcGGTCACGCAGAGACTTATGCAGAGTACATGCCAATGAAAT TAAAGGTTGGCCTGAGACATCCTGATCCTGTAGTAGAGACCAGCTCTCTCTCCAGCGTGAGTCCTCCAGATGTGTGGTACAGACAGTCCATCCCAGAGGAGGTGATTGATCGTGGCTGCTTGTCAGCACTGCAGTTGGAAGCGATCACATATGCTGCTCAG CAACATGAGACATTCCTACCCAATGGTGACAGAGCTGCCTATCTGATTGGTGATGGAGCTGGTGTGGGGAAAGGCCGCACTATTGCAGGGATTATTTATGAGAACTACCTTCTGGGCAGAAAGAGATCACTTTG GTTTAGTGTCTCCAACGATCTAAAGTATGATGCTGAAAGGGATTTGAGGGACATTGGAGCCAAGAATATTCAGGTTCATTCTCTGAACAAG tttaaatatggaaaaatatcCTCAAAACACAATGGGAGTGTGAAGAAAGGGGTGATCTTTGCCACCTACTCGTCCTTGATAGGAGAGAGCCAATCAGGAGGGAAGTACAAGACCAGATTTCAGCAACTTCTCCACTGGTGTGGGAAAGACTTTGATGGAGCT ATTGTCTTTGATGAGTGTCACAAAGCGAAAAATGTTTGTCCCATCGGGTCTTCCAAACCAACAAAGACTGGCCTTGCAGTTTTGGAGCTGCAGAATAAACTTCCCAAAGCTCGGGTTGTTTATGCCAGCGCTACTG GAGCCTCTGAACCACGAAACATGGCGTATATGAATCGGCTGGGCATTTGGGGTCATAAAACTCCGTTTAGAGAATTTGGCAATTTTATTCAAGCAGTTGAACGCag AGGTGTTGGCGCCATGGAAATAGTAGCTATGGACATGAAACTCAGAGGGATGTACATAGCCAGACAGTTAAGCTTTACAGGGGTGACTTTCAAGATTGATGAGGTATCTCTAACTCACCAATACATCAACATGTACAACAAGTCTGTGAGGCTG TGGGTAAGTGCACGCGAGAAGTTCCAACAGGCTGCTAACCTCATGGAGGCAGAGCAACGCATGAAGAAGTCCATGTGGGGTCAGTTCTGGTCCGCCCATCAGAGGTTTTTTAAATACCTCTGCATCGCCTCCAAAGTCCGCCGGGTGGTCCAGTTAGCCAGAGAGGAAGTTCAGAATGGAAAG TGTGTGGTGATCGGTCTTCAGTCCACTGGTGAGGCGAGAACATTGGAGGCCTtggaggaaggaggaggagagctCAATGACTTTGTGTCGACAGCAAA AGGCGTGCTGCAGTCCCTGATTGAGAAGCATTTTCCAGCTCCAGACAGACAAAAGCTTTACAGCTTGCTAGGCATTGACCTCTCTGCAAAAAAGACACCCTCTCCCACTGACAATACAGCAGAGTCTGAACAAAAGGGAAAGAAGAGAAAAG GCTCAGAGGCCAAAAAACAGCCTAAGAAGAAGCCTCGCAAGCATGGTGGTCTGTCAGGTACGAGCTCAGAGGAGAGTGAGTCTGGGGAGTCGGACAAAGAGTCTGGGAAAGACAGCGATGACAGCTTCAAATCTGTCAGCTCAGCAGATGAAGATGATGATTTCAATCCTTTCAGAGACGAATCTGATGAAGATGAGGAAGATG ATCCTTGGCTAATCAGGAAGGAGCCAAAGAAAggcaaagagaagaaaaagaaaaagaggaagagtATTGATCCAGACTCGATTCAAAGTGCCTTGTTAGCCTCAGGGCTGGGCTCCAACAGGCCGGGTTTTACAACTTCTGTTAACGCCCCCATCACGCCTGCCACGG TCAAAACCGAGAGCCAGGAAAGCTGTTTTACAAGTCAGGACTCGGTGGAACTTGCCcagaaaatgaagaaacagCTGCTGGAACAACTAGAAGGATTGGCTGAAGATCTACCTCCCAACACCCTGGATGAGCTAATAGATGAGCTGGGAGGACCAGAAAACGTGGCTGAG ATGACCGGTCGTAAAGGTCGCGTGGTCAGTAATGATGACGGCAGCATCACCTATGAATCCCGCTCTGAGCTGGACGTCCCTGTAGAAATCCTTAATCTCACAGAAAAACAGAGGTTCATGGATGGAGAAAAG AACATAGCCATCATCTCAGAAGCTGCCAGCTCGGGTATATCCCTGCAAGCTGATCGACGTGTGAAGAACCAGAGGAGGAGAGTCCACATGACACTGGAGCTGCCGTGGAGTGCAGACAGAGCTATACAGCAGTTTG GGCGAACACACAGGTCCAACCAGGTCACAGCTCCAGAGTATGTCTTTCTCATATCGGAACTTGCAGGAGAGCAGAGATTTGCATCCATTGTTGCCAAAAGACTTGAAAGCCTG GGGGCTCTTACTCATGGAGACAGACGGGCGACAGAAACTCGAGATTTAAGCAGGTTCAATTTTGACAACAAG TATGGCAGGAATGCTCTGGAAATTGTGATGAAGTCTATTGTAAAGCTCGACGCTCCATTAGTGCCTCCGCCCTCGAACTTTAAAGGGGATTTCTTCAGAG AAATTCAAAGTGGGTTGATAGGTGTAGGCCTGATAAATGTGGAGGACCGATCTGGAGTGCTTACACTGGACAAAG actACAACAACATAGGAAAATTTCTGAACCGTATATTGGGCATGGAGGTCCAGCAGCAAAATGCTTTGTTCCAGTATTTCTCTGATACACTGGCAGCAGTGATTCAGGAAGCCAAGAAGAATGGCAGATATGACATGGGCATTCTGG ATCTTGGCTCTGGTGATGAGAAGGTGAAGAAGGTTGACTGTAGAAAGTTTCTGACACCAGGCTACACTACATCAGGACACGTGGAACTCCACACT gtcgGTGTGGAAAGAGGAATGTCTTGGGAAGAAGCTACACACGCCTGGGCAGAGCAGAATGGATCAGATGATGGCTTCTATGTCCAG ATGAGAAATAACAGGAAAACAGCCATACTGGTCAAAGAAGTGAACACTAAGAAGAGGCTGTTCCTGGTGTACAGGCCAAACACTGGCAGACAAGTCAAACTGGAAACGTATGGAGACATCAAAAAGAAGTTTAAAAAG GTGCTGTCAGAAGATgccaagcagcactggactgacCAGTATCAGTCATCAGCAAAAATATGCTCTCATGCATACTG GCGCGGTAACTGCAAGAAAGCATCAGTGGGTCTGCTGTGTGAAGTTGGGCTACGCTGCAGGACGTACCATGTTCTGTGCGGCTCTGTGCTCAGTGTGTGGAATGAACTGGAAGAAGTGCTTTCTCCAGTCAGTGGAAGCAACGTCAAGGTGCAGATTGTCCGCCTCCGAACAGAAGATGGACAGAGGATAGTTG GGTTGATCATTCCAGCAAACTGTGTGTCTCCATTGATTAACAAGCTCTCAACATcagaccagaaccagcagctgGCTGTGCAGGAGCAGCAGAAGAGGCAGCTGCTCCACCCTCAAAGTCTTACTCATATAATCAACACATAA
- the sbno1 gene encoding protein strawberry notch homolog 1 isoform X1 gives MDPGQDLLLAALSESGICPNDIGLFDVDSQDVTQPPTAQQSISISALDVGVGAESVEVVRPEPQSAVPVVAIRHKPQPSTTTFVLNQLNQLPSLGGTVTKQSATNPIKHTITVTKVVHVTNSGLRASATPSPASFPPSVSTLVPSNKDQQIQLKDLLRPNNMKTTVLKGSSLMELMKLKPPPDIAPPVATATATGPGEINNGIKKEGLGKDGARIWIKDDIKMQNFTNTLKGLKEEDEHEEEEEEELGHAETYAEYMPMKLKVGLRHPDPVVETSSLSSVSPPDVWYRQSIPEEVIDRGCLSALQLEAITYAAQQHETFLPNGDRAAYLIGDGAGVGKGRTIAGIIYENYLLGRKRSLWFSVSNDLKYDAERDLRDIGAKNIQVHSLNKFKYGKISSKHNGSVKKGVIFATYSSLIGESQSGGKYKTRFQQLLHWCGKDFDGAIVFDECHKAKNVCPIGSSKPTKTGLAVLELQNKLPKARVVYASATGASEPRNMAYMNRLGIWGHKTPFREFGNFIQAVERRGVGAMEIVAMDMKLRGMYIARQLSFTGVTFKIDEVSLTHQYINMYNKSVRLWVSAREKFQQAANLMEAEQRMKKSMWGQFWSAHQRFFKYLCIASKVRRVVQLAREEVQNGKCVVIGLQSTGEARTLEALEEGGGELNDFVSTAKGVLQSLIEKHFPAPDRQKLYSLLGIDLSAKKTPSPTDNTAESEQKGKKRKGSEAKKQPKKKPRKHGGLSGTSSEESESGESDKESGKDSDDSFKSVSSADEDDDFNPFRDESDEDEEDDPWLIRKEPKKGKEKKKKKRKSIDPDSIQSALLASGLGSNRPGFTTSVNAPITPATVKTESQESCFTSQDSVELAQKMKKQLLEQLEGLAEDLPPNTLDELIDELGGPENVAEMTGRKGRVVSNDDGSITYESRSELDVPVEILNLTEKQRFMDGEKNIAIISEAASSGISLQADRRVKNQRRRVHMTLELPWSADRAIQQFGRTHRSNQVTAPEYVFLISELAGEQRFASIVAKRLESLGALTHGDRRATETRDLSRFNFDNKYGRNALEIVMKSIVKLDAPLVPPPSNFKGDFFREIQSGLIGVGLINVEDRSGVLTLDKDYNNIGKFLNRILGMEVQQQNALFQYFSDTLAAVIQEAKKNGRYDMGILDLGSGDEKVKKVDCRKFLTPGYTTSGHVELHTVGVERGMSWEEATHAWAEQNGSDDGFYVQMRNNRKTAILVKEVNTKKRLFLVYRPNTGRQVKLETYGDIKKKFKKVLSEDAKQHWTDQYQSSAKICSHAYWRGNCKKASVGLLCEVGLRCRTYHVLCGSVLSVWNELEEVLSPVSGSNVKVQIVRLRTEDGQRIVGLIIPANCVSPLINKLSTSDQNQQLAVQEQQKRQLLHPQSLTHIINT, from the exons ATGGATCCTGGACAGGATTTGCTACTCGCTGCTTTAAGTGAGAGTGGAATTTGCCCAAATGATATTGGGCTATTTGATGTGGATTCTCAGGATGTTACACAGCCCCCTACAGCCCAGCAA TCCATCTCCATCAGTGCTCTGGATGTTGGGGTGGGAGCAGAATCAGTGGAAGTTGTTCGACCTGAGCCTCAAAGTGCAGTTCCAGTTGTTGCAATCAGA CATAAGCCTCAGCCATCAACAACCACATTTGTCTTAAATCAACTGAATCAGTTGCCATCACTAGGGGGTACTGTTACCAAACAGTCAGCTACCAACCCAATCAAACATACCATAACAGTCACCAAGGTGGTCCATGTCACCAATTCAGGACTGCGTGCTTCAGCAACCCCCTCACCCGCAAGCTTTCCTCCTTCAGTGTCCACGTTAGTGCCTTCTAACAAAGATCag cagATTCAGCTGAAAGATCTTCTTCGGCCCAACAATATGAAAACGACAGTTTTAAAGGGCAGCAGTCTAATGGAGCTGATGAAACTTAAACCTCCACCGGACATTGCTCCACCTGTGGCAACAGCTACAGCCACAGGTCCAG GTGAAATTAACAATGGGATTAAAAAAGAAGGGTTGGGTAAAGATGGCGCCAGGATCTGGATTAAAGACgacattaaaatgcaaaactttACAAATACTCTG AAAGGCCTAAAAGAAGAGGATGAacatgaggaggaagaggaagaagagctcGGTCACGCAGAGACTTATGCAGAGTACATGCCAATGAAAT TAAAGGTTGGCCTGAGACATCCTGATCCTGTAGTAGAGACCAGCTCTCTCTCCAGCGTGAGTCCTCCAGATGTGTGGTACAGACAGTCCATCCCAGAGGAGGTGATTGATCGTGGCTGCTTGTCAGCACTGCAGTTGGAAGCGATCACATATGCTGCTCAG CAACATGAGACATTCCTACCCAATGGTGACAGAGCTGCCTATCTGATTGGTGATGGAGCTGGTGTGGGGAAAGGCCGCACTATTGCAGGGATTATTTATGAGAACTACCTTCTGGGCAGAAAGAGATCACTTTG GTTTAGTGTCTCCAACGATCTAAAGTATGATGCTGAAAGGGATTTGAGGGACATTGGAGCCAAGAATATTCAGGTTCATTCTCTGAACAAG tttaaatatggaaaaatatcCTCAAAACACAATGGGAGTGTGAAGAAAGGGGTGATCTTTGCCACCTACTCGTCCTTGATAGGAGAGAGCCAATCAGGAGGGAAGTACAAGACCAGATTTCAGCAACTTCTCCACTGGTGTGGGAAAGACTTTGATGGAGCT ATTGTCTTTGATGAGTGTCACAAAGCGAAAAATGTTTGTCCCATCGGGTCTTCCAAACCAACAAAGACTGGCCTTGCAGTTTTGGAGCTGCAGAATAAACTTCCCAAAGCTCGGGTTGTTTATGCCAGCGCTACTG GAGCCTCTGAACCACGAAACATGGCGTATATGAATCGGCTGGGCATTTGGGGTCATAAAACTCCGTTTAGAGAATTTGGCAATTTTATTCAAGCAGTTGAACGCag AGGTGTTGGCGCCATGGAAATAGTAGCTATGGACATGAAACTCAGAGGGATGTACATAGCCAGACAGTTAAGCTTTACAGGGGTGACTTTCAAGATTGATGAGGTATCTCTAACTCACCAATACATCAACATGTACAACAAGTCTGTGAGGCTG TGGGTAAGTGCACGCGAGAAGTTCCAACAGGCTGCTAACCTCATGGAGGCAGAGCAACGCATGAAGAAGTCCATGTGGGGTCAGTTCTGGTCCGCCCATCAGAGGTTTTTTAAATACCTCTGCATCGCCTCCAAAGTCCGCCGGGTGGTCCAGTTAGCCAGAGAGGAAGTTCAGAATGGAAAG TGTGTGGTGATCGGTCTTCAGTCCACTGGTGAGGCGAGAACATTGGAGGCCTtggaggaaggaggaggagagctCAATGACTTTGTGTCGACAGCAAA AGGCGTGCTGCAGTCCCTGATTGAGAAGCATTTTCCAGCTCCAGACAGACAAAAGCTTTACAGCTTGCTAGGCATTGACCTCTCTGCAAAAAAGACACCCTCTCCCACTGACAATACAGCAGAGTCTGAACAAAAGGGAAAGAAGAGAAAAG GCTCAGAGGCCAAAAAACAGCCTAAGAAGAAGCCTCGCAAGCATGGTGGTCTGTCAGGTACGAGCTCAGAGGAGAGTGAGTCTGGGGAGTCGGACAAAGAGTCTGGGAAAGACAGCGATGACAGCTTCAAATCTGTCAGCTCAGCAGATGAAGATGATGATTTCAATCCTTTCAGAGACGAATCTGATGAAGATGAGGAAGATG ATCCTTGGCTAATCAGGAAGGAGCCAAAGAAAggcaaagagaagaaaaagaaaaagaggaagagtATTGATCCAGACTCGATTCAAAGTGCCTTGTTAGCCTCAGGGCTGGGCTCCAACAGGCCGGGTTTTACAACTTCTGTTAACGCCCCCATCACGCCTGCCACGG TCAAAACCGAGAGCCAGGAAAGCTGTTTTACAAGTCAGGACTCGGTGGAACTTGCCcagaaaatgaagaaacagCTGCTGGAACAACTAGAAGGATTGGCTGAAGATCTACCTCCCAACACCCTGGATGAGCTAATAGATGAGCTGGGAGGACCAGAAAACGTGGCTGAG ATGACCGGTCGTAAAGGTCGCGTGGTCAGTAATGATGACGGCAGCATCACCTATGAATCCCGCTCTGAGCTGGACGTCCCTGTAGAAATCCTTAATCTCACAGAAAAACAGAGGTTCATGGATGGAGAAAAG AACATAGCCATCATCTCAGAAGCTGCCAGCTCGGGTATATCCCTGCAAGCTGATCGACGTGTGAAGAACCAGAGGAGGAGAGTCCACATGACACTGGAGCTGCCGTGGAGTGCAGACAGAGCTATACAGCAGTTTG GGCGAACACACAGGTCCAACCAGGTCACAGCTCCAGAGTATGTCTTTCTCATATCGGAACTTGCAGGAGAGCAGAGATTTGCATCCATTGTTGCCAAAAGACTTGAAAGCCTG GGGGCTCTTACTCATGGAGACAGACGGGCGACAGAAACTCGAGATTTAAGCAGGTTCAATTTTGACAACAAG TATGGCAGGAATGCTCTGGAAATTGTGATGAAGTCTATTGTAAAGCTCGACGCTCCATTAGTGCCTCCGCCCTCGAACTTTAAAGGGGATTTCTTCAGAG AAATTCAAAGTGGGTTGATAGGTGTAGGCCTGATAAATGTGGAGGACCGATCTGGAGTGCTTACACTGGACAAAG actACAACAACATAGGAAAATTTCTGAACCGTATATTGGGCATGGAGGTCCAGCAGCAAAATGCTTTGTTCCAGTATTTCTCTGATACACTGGCAGCAGTGATTCAGGAAGCCAAGAAGAATGGCAGATATGACATGGGCATTCTGG ATCTTGGCTCTGGTGATGAGAAGGTGAAGAAGGTTGACTGTAGAAAGTTTCTGACACCAGGCTACACTACATCAGGACACGTGGAACTCCACACT gtcgGTGTGGAAAGAGGAATGTCTTGGGAAGAAGCTACACACGCCTGGGCAGAGCAGAATGGATCAGATGATGGCTTCTATGTCCAG ATGAGAAATAACAGGAAAACAGCCATACTGGTCAAAGAAGTGAACACTAAGAAGAGGCTGTTCCTGGTGTACAGGCCAAACACTGGCAGACAAGTCAAACTGGAAACGTATGGAGACATCAAAAAGAAGTTTAAAAAG GTGCTGTCAGAAGATgccaagcagcactggactgacCAGTATCAGTCATCAGCAAAAATATGCTCTCATGCATACTG GCGCGGTAACTGCAAGAAAGCATCAGTGGGTCTGCTGTGTGAAGTTGGGCTACGCTGCAGGACGTACCATGTTCTGTGCGGCTCTGTGCTCAGTGTGTGGAATGAACTGGAAGAAGTGCTTTCTCCAGTCAGTGGAAGCAACGTCAAGGTGCAGATTGTCCGCCTCCGAACAGAAGATGGACAGAGGATAGTTG GGTTGATCATTCCAGCAAACTGTGTGTCTCCATTGATTAACAAGCTCTCAACATcagaccagaaccagcagctgGCTGTGCAGGAGCAGCAGAAGAGGCAGCTGCTCCACCCTCAAAGTCTTACTCATATAATCAACACATAA
- the LOC124872229 gene encoding cyclin-dependent kinase 2-associated protein 1 isoform X2: METTTQTKPAGNLPSPSAANLATLQSYRPILSDYGPPSLGFSQGSTGSQVPQNKYAELLAIIEELGKEIRPTYAGSKSAMERLKRGIIHARGLVRECLAETERNARS, encoded by the exons atggaaaccaccacacaaacaaaaccag CTGGAAACCTTCCTTCCCCCTCAGCAGCAAACCTGGCTACATTGCAATCCTACAGGCCCATTCTGAGTGACTATGGACCTCCATCTCTGGGATTCTCACAG GGCTCCACCGGCAGCCAAGTGCCTCAGAACAAATATGCGGAGCTGCTGGCCATCATCGAAGAGCTTGGAAAGGAAATCAGGCCCACGTACGCTGGGAGCAAGAGTGCAATGGAGAGACTGAAAAGAG GGATAATTCACGCCAGAGGGCTGGTGCGTGAATGCTTGGCTGAGACTGAAAGAAATGCAAGGTCCTAG
- the LOC124872229 gene encoding cyclin-dependent kinase 2-associated protein 1 isoform X1 — MSLGMSYKPNVHQHIPGTSGNQAGNLPSPSAANLATLQSYRPILSDYGPPSLGFSQGSTGSQVPQNKYAELLAIIEELGKEIRPTYAGSKSAMERLKRGIIHARGLVRECLAETERNARS, encoded by the exons ATGTCTTTGGGAATGTCTTACAAACCAAACGTCCATCAGCACATTCCGGGAACTTCTGGGAACCAGG CTGGAAACCTTCCTTCCCCCTCAGCAGCAAACCTGGCTACATTGCAATCCTACAGGCCCATTCTGAGTGACTATGGACCTCCATCTCTGGGATTCTCACAG GGCTCCACCGGCAGCCAAGTGCCTCAGAACAAATATGCGGAGCTGCTGGCCATCATCGAAGAGCTTGGAAAGGAAATCAGGCCCACGTACGCTGGGAGCAAGAGTGCAATGGAGAGACTGAAAAGAG GGATAATTCACGCCAGAGGGCTGGTGCGTGAATGCTTGGCTGAGACTGAAAGAAATGCAAGGTCCTAG